The genomic region ACCCCGCCTGCGATGCTGGACGGGTGGACGAGATCCCCGACCCGACGTCCGCCTCCTCGCCGGAGCCCGCCGACGGCGTGCGGGTCCTCGTCGTCGACGACGAACCCCTGGTCCGCTCCGGCCTGACGGCCATCCTCTCCTCCGCCCCCGACCTGCACGTCGTGGCCGCGGTCGAGGGCGGCGCGGCGCTGGACACGCTGCGCCGCTTCCGGGTCGACGTGCTGCTGCTGGACATCCGGATGCCGGACGTCGACGGCCTGACCGTCCTGGCCGGTCTGGCGGCCCTCCCCCGTCGGCCGGCCGTCGCGATGCTGACGACGTTCCACGCCGACGAGAAGGTGGCGGCCGCGCTGGCCGCGGGCGCGGACGGCTACCTGCTGAAGGACACCGACCCCGACCAGCTCGTCCAGCACGTCCGGGCCCTGGCGCGCGGGGCGTCGGTCCTGTCCGCCGGGGTCACCGCCACGGTGGTC from Kineococcus endophyticus harbors:
- a CDS encoding response regulator, with translation MDEIPDPTSASSPEPADGVRVLVVDDEPLVRSGLTAILSSAPDLHVVAAVEGGAALDTLRRFRVDVLLLDIRMPDVDGLTVLAGLAALPRRPAVAMLTTFHADEKVAAALAAGADGYLLKDTDPDQLVQHVRALARGASVLSAGVTATVVEGFLRSRGSASARQSLRRLTPREHEVLVLLTEGAQNAEIAERLFVSLPTVKEHVGAVLTKLGVSNRVQAAVLAVRAGLVEER